The Candidatus Denitrolinea symbiosum DNA window GATTGACCCGCCAACACGCCGCGCAACACGGGATCGCTGACGTGCGCGTTGATCAGGTCCGCGCCCGTCGCGCGCATCCACTTTATGACATTCCCCGCGCCCCGCGCCGCCCCCAGCGGATTCGACAGGTCGCCGATCCGCCGCAGACCTTCGATCATGTTGGTGAGATCGTTGAAGTAACCGTCAATCCCCTGCGCCTCGTGCGGAAAGTGAGTCTTCAAGCGTTCGATTAAATTCTCCTTGCCTTTGGGGAAGTCAACTTGTTTATCGCCCACAATGATGTGATCGTACCCATCGGGGTTGAGTTCAACGAACGCCAAATCCTGCGACACATCCAGCCCGTCGTAAATGCGGCGCAAGCCGCCGCCCTCCTGCAAGTCGCCGATGTAATGCACGCCCGGGCTGAAGCGATACCCGTTCAGCGTGAAGGAGTGCGTCCAGCCTCCCGGCCGGTCATGTTGTTCGAGGACGAGAACTTTTTTGCCCGCGCGCGCCAGCGCGACGGCGGCGGTCAACCCGCCCGCGCCCGAACCGATGACGATTACGTCGTAGTCTGTCATGGAAGCCTCCTCTGCGAGTCATGGTCTTCATCGTCCTGCCCCGGCTCTTAAGACGATGTCCGAGGCGAGGACGCGTAAAGCGGCGAATAATTTTTGCAGCGCAAGGATGCGCGCCAGGGACGTCAGCCCAGGGCTGCTTAAGACGAGGCGCCTTTGTCGGCGTTCGATTTCAACGGGAAGTATTTGTCCTTCAAATCCAGGATCGGTTTCTCGAAGTATTTGTAACTGAGCGAGGCGACGAAGTAAAGCAGGATCGCGGAGATGACCAGCGTGAGCGGTTTGGCGATTGGCACGGGGATGCTCAGGTCGCGGATGCGCGCCACGAACCAGACGAGGGCGAAGTGATAGACGTAGAGTCCGTAGGAGATTTTGCCGAGGTAACTGATGAATGGTTTGTCGAGGAAGCCGACGAGGAATTTTTCCTTGACGACGATATAGATGAACAACGCGCAGACATAATCGAGGTAGGTATATCCCCAAATCTGTTTCATACCTTTGGCAAGCGGGTGAGGAAAACCCAGCGCGGTGTAATCCCCAAAACTGCCCGTGGACTGGTAGGCGGAGGCAAATCCGATGACGGGCAGCAGCAGGAGCAGCGCGAAGAACTGCCAGCGCGCTTTGGGAATTTCAAAGCGCGAGATGAACGCGCCCAGCCCGAACGCGTCGAGGTGCGAGAACGGCAGCACGTAGACCGCGACCGAGTAGTCCGAGTACATGAAGGGGAGTTGGTAATACTTGTAGAGGAAGGAAAGTCCCGCGCGGAAGAGCGGCCCCGCGATGATGGCGGCGACGAATAATTTCTTGATATGTTTTTTTGGCGTGAGGAGGATCAACAGCGGCCAGATGAGATAGAACTGCTCCTCCACTGAAAGCGACCAGAGATGGCCGATCAGCCAGGTCTCGCCGCCGTAGGCGCGGCTGGCGTTGAAAAAATTGTACACATACGCGAGCGCGTAGGGCAGCTGCGCCTGTGAGCGTTCCATATATGCGGTGCGATACTCGTAATGAATGAGGATCGCGGTCACGATCAGGATGATAAGAATATATAAATAATAGAGCGGGAAAATCCGCAGGAAGCGGCGCCCGTAAAATTTCTTGAAGTAATCGCCCGCGCCGAATTTTTCCTTCATCCGCAAAAGGATGTCGGTGATGAGGAAACCCGAAAGCACAAAGAACAACTGCACGCCCACCCAGCCGAAATAAAAATAATCGGTGTGCAGGGCGAAGACCATTAAGAACGCGATGGCGCGCACGCCGTCGAGGCCGGGGATCATCGTGCGGCCTCCAGCAAATCGTCGAATTGCCCCGTGTTCATCTTCCAAATGGCGGCGAGGCGTTCGCGGCTCAGGAGCGGTCCGCGCGTGATGAGCGCCAGCGCGTCGTAGAATTTCGCGAGATTCGGATCCTGGATTTGATTGACTCCCGTCCGCAGGGTTTGGACGTAGCCCGCGGGGACGTCCCTCTCGAAATGGCCGATGCGCCACCCTCCCGACGTTTGAGCGGGGAGGCGGGCGAGGAGCGGATCCGCCAACGCGTACCGGTCCACGATGAAGACGCGCTGTCCCGCAAAATAGCCGATGAACCCGACATTTTTCTCGACGACCACAGCCTTTCCGCTTTCGCGCAGGGCGTATCCATGTTCCACCCAGCCTTCGCCCGAAAATGGGATTTGTTTGCCGGGGCGGTAATTCATCAACCCGGAGATGGGATAGTAGAACGCGCGCTCGTCGTTGATGCCCGTGACGAGGTCGCGCTCGGTGAAACGCGGCTGGTCCGTCGGGAGGATGAAATTCGGCGGCGCGGCGCACAGCCCGAGGATGATCGTCACTGCGAGCGCGGCGGTCTGCCCGCGCGGGGACAGGCCGCGCAGGAGGCGGATGAGGAGAAGAACGGAGACGAGCAGCGAGGCGGTGAAAAACCGTCCGCTCATGAAGTCGCCGCCGATGGAGAGGACGTAGGCGAGGTAGAGGACGCTTCCGAGCGCGAGCAGGCGTTCGCGGGTTTGTCCGCGCCAGAGGGCGAGGAGGATTCCCGCCGCGATGACGGCGAGAGTCAACGGGTCGCGTTGGAGGGAGTCGAGGAAGTAGACCCATCCCTGCGCGAAGAGCGCGGCTTTGGGAATCCCCGCGCCGAGTTTGGCGTAGAACGTGTTGGGGACGGGGAAGCCATAATAGAAGAGGGAGAAGACTTCCCAGAGGAGGAGGGGGAGGAAGCCGAGGAGGAGGTTTCCCAGCGCCGCAAGATTTATCTTGCGATTGGCGGCGCAAAATAAATTTTGCGGTACTAACCAGGCGAGCGCGGGCAGGACAAACAGAATCGCGTCCTGACGGTTGAGCGCGATGAGCGAGGCGATCAGCGCGAGACGAAACGTGGAGGCGGGCTTTTCAATGAAGGCGATGAAAAACAGAACCAGCAGTAGATGCATGAGCGGATTTTCCAAACCAGAGGCGGAGTAGTCCACGAAGGCTTTGGAGAAAAGGAGGATCAAAACTCCGAGGGCCGCGAAACCGTCTCGTCGGGCGACCAGCCAGAAGGTCAGGAGGGAGGCGGCGAAGGAGGCGAGCAGGGCCGCGAGGTAGGCGTCCCGAGTCGGGAGGTAGAGCGCGGTCAGGAGGAACATCCAGAGCGGATGCGTGTATGGCTGGACGCGCTCGGCCACGTTCCACGTCAGCCCGTAGCCGTTGACGAAATTGTCCACGGCGCGGAGGGTGATGTAGACATCGTCGCCGACCCACGCGGTGCGGAGGAAGAGGAGCAGAAAGGCGGCGAGGGCGATGAGGA harbors:
- a CDS encoding peptidoglycan/LPS O-acetylase OafA/YrhL, yielding MIPGLDGVRAIAFLMVFALHTDYFYFGWVGVQLFFVLSGFLITDILLRMKEKFGAGDYFKKFYGRRFLRIFPLYYLYILIILIVTAILIHYEYRTAYMERSQAQLPYALAYVYNFFNASRAYGGETWLIGHLWSLSVEEQFYLIWPLLILLTPKKHIKKLFVAAIIAGPLFRAGLSFLYKYYQLPFMYSDYSVAVYVLPFSHLDAFGLGAFISRFEIPKARWQFFALLLLLPVIGFASAYQSTGSFGDYTALGFPHPLAKGMKQIWGYTYLDYVCALFIYIVVKEKFLVGFLDKPFISYLGKISYGLYVYHFALVWFVARIRDLSIPVPIAKPLTLVISAILLYFVASLSYKYFEKPILDLKDKYFPLKSNADKGASS